In Streptomyces qaidamensis, one DNA window encodes the following:
- a CDS encoding MerR family transcriptional regulator has product MLQKPSGGAGHGAAATDSGLMSIGAVLNALRDEFPEVTISKIRFLESEGLIEPQRTPSGYRKFSAHDVERLGHVLRMQRDHYLPLKVIREHLSAMERGEAVPLPAVGRQRDGESAAEPPEGPTAARIGREELLSAAGVDEQELKEWESYGLLTPLEDGAYDAEAVTVALLVIELGRFGIEPRHLRAMKAAADREAGLVDQVVAPLRRHRNPQTRAHAEARTKELAGLTVKLHAALVRTALGVRLP; this is encoded by the coding sequence ATGCTGCAAAAACCGAGCGGCGGTGCCGGGCACGGCGCCGCCGCCACGGACAGTGGGCTGATGAGCATCGGCGCGGTGCTGAACGCGCTGCGCGACGAGTTCCCCGAAGTGACCATCTCCAAGATCCGCTTCCTGGAGTCGGAAGGGCTCATCGAGCCGCAGCGGACCCCGTCGGGGTACCGCAAGTTCAGCGCCCATGACGTCGAGCGCCTCGGTCACGTCCTGAGGATGCAGCGGGATCACTATCTGCCCCTGAAGGTGATCCGGGAGCACCTGTCGGCCATGGAGCGCGGTGAGGCCGTACCGCTGCCGGCCGTGGGCCGTCAGCGGGACGGAGAATCCGCTGCCGAGCCGCCCGAGGGGCCCACAGCGGCCAGGATCGGGCGTGAGGAGCTGCTCTCCGCCGCGGGTGTCGACGAGCAGGAGCTCAAGGAGTGGGAGTCCTACGGTCTCCTCACCCCACTGGAGGACGGGGCCTATGACGCCGAGGCGGTCACCGTCGCCCTCCTCGTCATCGAGCTCGGACGGTTCGGGATCGAGCCGCGGCACCTGCGGGCCATGAAGGCAGCCGCGGACCGTGAGGCCGGGCTCGTGGACCAGGTGGTGGCCCCGTTGAGGCGGCACCGCAACCCGCAGACCAGGGCTCATGCCGAGGCCCGCACCAAGGAGCTGGCGGGGCTCACGGTGAAGCTGCACGCCGCGCTGGTGCGGACGGCCCTCGGCGTGCGGCTGCCCTGA
- a CDS encoding FHA domain-containing protein translates to MGGAWWKLSGADGRCQDVRVGQSVQSGFVLPHGRVCFGQGESPVKLFAKLFGKSAREGSDNATARHRAQPDAEGQRPLFRDQVGGPGGDVSGGQGAPSVDPAQPGGIGFGQPSTSSAGGGFSDPYASNAPGGQPRQEDPMSALVCTRCGNRNAENSRFCSNCGAPLRAGATPERPSETTSTISISGLEAYDSETTGQTPMPTLSPEAQAAVEALPLGSALLVVRRGPNSGSRFLLDGDLTTAGRHPQSDIFLDDVTVSRRHVEFRRGQDGSFTVADVGSLNGTYVNRERIDQVALNNGDEVQIGKYRLVFYASQRGY, encoded by the coding sequence ATGGGCGGTGCGTGGTGGAAACTGTCTGGTGCAGACGGACGTTGTCAGGATGTCCGGGTCGGCCAGAGTGTTCAGTCAGGGTTCGTCCTGCCCCACGGGCGGGTCTGTTTCGGTCAAGGGGAATCGCCCGTGAAGTTGTTTGCGAAGTTGTTCGGCAAGAGCGCGCGAGAGGGCAGCGACAATGCGACCGCCCGCCATCGCGCACAGCCTGACGCGGAGGGCCAGCGGCCGCTGTTCCGGGACCAGGTCGGCGGCCCGGGCGGCGATGTTTCCGGTGGTCAGGGCGCGCCGTCGGTTGACCCTGCGCAGCCCGGCGGCATAGGTTTCGGGCAACCGTCAACCTCAAGTGCGGGTGGAGGGTTTTCCGACCCGTATGCGTCCAACGCCCCCGGTGGGCAGCCGCGGCAGGAGGATCCGATGTCGGCCCTGGTGTGTACGAGGTGCGGTAACCGCAACGCGGAGAACAGCCGTTTCTGCTCCAACTGCGGTGCGCCGCTGCGGGCGGGGGCGACGCCGGAGCGTCCGTCCGAGACGACCTCCACGATCTCCATCTCCGGTCTCGAGGCCTACGACAGCGAGACCACCGGCCAGACGCCGATGCCGACCCTGTCCCCGGAGGCTCAGGCCGCCGTCGAGGCACTGCCCCTGGGTTCGGCGCTCCTGGTGGTGCGCCGCGGCCCGAATTCGGGCAGCCGCTTCCTGCTGGACGGCGATCTGACCACGGCGGGCCGGCATCCGCAGAGCGACATCTTCCTGGACGACGTGACGGTGTCCCGACGCCACGTGGAGTTCCGCCGCGGTCAGGACGGTTCGTTCACGGTGGCCGACGTGGGCAGCCTGAACGGCACGTACGTGAACCGCGAGCGGATCGACCAGGTCGCTCTGAACAACGGCGACGAGGTGCAGATCGGCAAGTACCGGCTGGTCTTCTACGCTAGCCAGCGGGGCTACTGA
- a CDS encoding DUF881 domain-containing protein, translating into MSDHDEKTAEDRGDTRDGGGESGNRLRKELPQEMPAAAPAAEEAPKEPEPEQVPEPQPDPGPRLTGRQRLVKGLWPPRVTRAQLIVAVLLFGLGFGLAVQVASNSDSDSALRGARQEDLVRILDELDDRTQRLEDEKRGLEQQRDELENSSDQAEEARKQTIEKERQLGILAGTVAAQGPGITMTIVDTKGTVEADMLLDAIQELRAAGAEAIQVNGVRVVAGTYLADSGKGVSVDGNKINAPYRFKVIGKPQDLEPALNIPGGVVQTLEKEQATVTIERSTDIVVDALRAAKRPDYARSSSQ; encoded by the coding sequence ATGAGCGATCACGACGAGAAGACCGCCGAGGACCGGGGCGACACGCGCGACGGCGGCGGCGAGTCCGGGAACAGGCTGCGCAAGGAACTGCCTCAGGAGATGCCCGCGGCGGCGCCTGCCGCCGAGGAGGCGCCGAAGGAGCCGGAGCCCGAGCAGGTACCGGAACCGCAGCCGGACCCCGGGCCGCGGCTGACCGGCCGGCAGCGGCTGGTGAAGGGGCTGTGGCCGCCGCGTGTCACCCGGGCCCAACTCATCGTCGCGGTGCTGTTGTTCGGTCTGGGGTTCGGGCTGGCCGTGCAGGTGGCCTCGAACAGCGACAGCGACAGCGCCCTGCGGGGTGCGCGGCAGGAAGATCTTGTCCGCATCCTCGATGAACTGGATGACCGTACTCAGCGTCTTGAGGACGAGAAGCGGGGTCTCGAGCAGCAGCGCGACGAGCTGGAGAACAGCTCGGACCAGGCCGAGGAGGCCAGGAAGCAGACGATCGAGAAGGAGAGGCAACTCGGCATCCTGGCGGGCACGGTGGCCGCGCAGGGGCCCGGCATCACCATGACGATCGTGGACACGAAGGGGACGGTCGAGGCGGACATGCTGCTCGACGCGATCCAGGAGCTGCGCGCCGCGGGCGCGGAGGCGATTCAGGTCAACGGCGTCAGGGTCGTCGCCGGCACCTATCTCGCCGACTCCGGCAAGGGCGTGAGCGTCGACGGGAACAAGATCAACGCGCCCTATCGTTTCAAGGTCATCGGCAAGCCGCAGGACCTGGAGCCGGCGCTCAACATCCCCGGAGGCGTGGTGCAGACTCTCGAGAAGGAACAGGCCACCGTCACGATCGAGCGGTCCACCGACATCGTGGTGGACGCCTTGCGAGCAGCGAAGCGGCCTGACTACGCTCGGTCGTCCTCGCAGTGA
- a CDS encoding small basic family protein, whose product MIAVLGLVVGVVAGLLVRPEVPAVVEPYLPIAVVAALDAVFGGLRAMLDGIFDDKVFVVSFLSNVVVAALIVFLGDKLGVGAQLSTGVVVVLGIRIFSNAAAIRRHVFRA is encoded by the coding sequence GTGATCGCCGTACTGGGCCTCGTCGTGGGAGTCGTGGCCGGCCTGTTGGTCCGGCCTGAGGTTCCGGCGGTGGTCGAGCCTTATCTGCCGATCGCTGTCGTGGCGGCGCTCGACGCCGTTTTCGGCGGCCTGCGGGCCATGCTCGACGGCATCTTCGACGACAAGGTCTTCGTGGTGTCGTTCCTGTCGAACGTCGTCGTGGCCGCGTTGATCGTGTTCCTGGGCGACAAGCTGGGCGTGGGCGCCCAGCTGTCCACCGGTGTGGTGGTCGTCCTCGGCATCCGGATCTTCTCCAACGCCGCGGCGATCCGCCGGCACGTGTTCCGGGCGTGA
- a CDS encoding DUF881 domain-containing protein, translating to MCGMPQQPPIRSTPARPRRPDASMSLLTNVMDHSLDDGYAEAAARKKAAGDSGMPKTLRAKLGLAAGLVLAALVVTLGAAQARVAAPVVAKEREELVDRIDRETDAADKLEDSVDELRADVSARQREALRNSGGSADSDLAGILSGAVAVHGPGVKLVVNDAKEAATGGDGDPRETSGFSDTGRVRDRDMQRVVNGLWESGAEAVSINGQRLTALSAIRAAGDAILVDNKPLVPPYTVLAVGDGQRLSTRFQNSADGLYLNALQESYGIRTGISVEDDLRLPAAPSVTVRTAQPSVEKSEKGTS from the coding sequence ATGTGCGGCATGCCGCAGCAACCCCCCATTCGGAGCACACCCGCGCGGCCCCGGCGCCCGGATGCGTCCATGTCGTTGCTGACCAACGTCATGGACCACAGCCTCGACGACGGATATGCCGAGGCCGCGGCGCGCAAGAAGGCCGCGGGAGACAGCGGCATGCCGAAGACGCTCCGGGCGAAGCTGGGGCTCGCCGCCGGACTGGTGCTCGCGGCGCTCGTCGTGACCCTCGGAGCGGCGCAGGCGCGGGTCGCGGCTCCGGTCGTCGCCAAGGAGCGGGAAGAGCTCGTCGACCGCATCGACCGGGAGACGGACGCGGCCGACAAGCTGGAGGACTCCGTCGACGAGCTGCGCGCGGACGTGAGCGCACGGCAGCGCGAGGCGCTGAGGAACAGCGGCGGCAGCGCGGACTCCGACCTGGCGGGCATCCTGTCGGGCGCGGTCGCGGTGCACGGCCCCGGCGTGAAGCTCGTGGTGAACGACGCCAAGGAAGCCGCCACGGGCGGCGACGGCGACCCGCGCGAGACCTCCGGGTTCTCCGACACCGGCCGGGTGCGGGACCGGGACATGCAGCGCGTGGTGAACGGGTTGTGGGAGTCGGGTGCCGAGGCCGTCTCGATCAACGGACAGCGGCTGACGGCGCTGTCCGCGATCAGGGCCGCCGGTGACGCCATACTGGTCGACAACAAGCCGCTGGTGCCGCCGTACACGGTGCTGGCGGTGGGGGACGGACAGCGGCTGAGCACGCGGTTCCAGAACAGCGCGGACGGGTTGTATCTGAATGCGCTGCAGGAGAGCTACGGCATCAGGACAGGCATCTCCGTGGAGGACGACCTCCGGCTGCCTGCCGCACCGAGTGTGACCGTACGTACAGCACAGCCGAGCGTTGAGAAGAGTGAGAAGGGCACATCGTGA
- a CDS encoding mannose-1-phosphate guanyltransferase → MKAVVMAGGEGTRLRPMTSSMPKPLLPVANRPIMEHVLRLLKRHGLNETVVTVQFLASLVKNYFGDGEELGMELTYANEEKPLGTAGSVKNAEEALKDDAFLVISGDALTDFDLTELINFHKEKGALVTVCLTRVPNPLEFGITIVDEEGKVERFLEKPTWGQVFSDTVNTGIYVMEPEVFDYVEPDVPVDWSGDVFPQLMKEGKPIYGYIAEGYWEDVGTHESYVKAQADVLEGKVDVDVDGFEISPGVWVAEGAEVHPDAVLRGPVYIGDYAKVEAGSEIREHTVVGSNVVVKSGAFLHKAVVHDNVYVGPHSNLRGCVVGKNTDIMRAARIEDGAVIGDECLIGEESIVQGNVRVYPFKTIEAGAFVNTSVIWESRGQAHLFGARGVSGILNVEITPELAVRLAGAYATTLKKGSTVTTARDHSRGARALKRAVISALQASAIDVRDLENVPLPVARQQTARGSAGGIMIRTTPGVPDSVDIMFFDGNGADLSQGSQRKLDRVFARQEYRRAFPGEIGDLHFPASVFDSYTGSLLRNVDTTGISESGLKVVVDASNGSAGLVLPSLLGKLGVDSLTINPGLDESRPTETADMRRSGMVRLGEIVASSGAAFGVRFDPVGERLSLVDEKGRIIEDDRALLVMLDLVAAERRSGRVALPVTTTRIAEQVAAYHGTQVEWTTTSPDDLTRVGGEEGTIFGGDGKGGFIVPEFSSVYDATAAFVRLIGLVARTQLTLSQIDARIPRAHVLKRDLATPWAVKGLVMRRVVEAAGDRFVDTTDGVRVVETDGRWVMVLPDPAEAVTHLWAEGPDDASAQALLDEWSAVVDSAGR, encoded by the coding sequence ATGAAGGCCGTCGTGATGGCCGGAGGCGAAGGCACGCGCCTTCGTCCTATGACCTCAAGCATGCCCAAGCCGCTCCTGCCGGTGGCCAACCGGCCGATCATGGAGCATGTTCTGCGGCTGCTCAAGAGGCATGGGCTCAACGAAACAGTCGTGACTGTCCAGTTCCTGGCGTCGCTCGTCAAGAACTACTTCGGTGACGGCGAAGAGCTCGGTATGGAGCTCACCTATGCCAACGAGGAGAAGCCACTCGGTACCGCCGGAAGCGTCAAGAACGCAGAGGAAGCGCTGAAGGACGATGCCTTCCTCGTCATCTCCGGCGATGCTCTGACGGATTTCGACCTCACCGAGCTCATCAATTTCCACAAGGAGAAGGGTGCGCTCGTCACGGTCTGTCTGACGCGTGTGCCCAATCCGCTGGAATTCGGTATCACCATTGTCGACGAAGAAGGCAAGGTGGAGCGCTTCCTGGAGAAGCCCACCTGGGGCCAGGTCTTCTCCGACACCGTGAACACCGGGATCTACGTGATGGAGCCCGAGGTCTTCGACTATGTCGAGCCCGACGTGCCCGTCGACTGGTCCGGCGATGTCTTCCCGCAGCTGATGAAGGAAGGCAAGCCCATCTACGGCTACATCGCCGAGGGCTACTGGGAGGACGTCGGCACGCACGAGAGCTATGTGAAGGCCCAGGCCGATGTCCTGGAGGGCAAGGTCGACGTCGACGTCGACGGGTTCGAGATCTCCCCGGGCGTCTGGGTCGCCGAGGGAGCGGAGGTGCATCCCGACGCCGTTCTCCGCGGGCCCGTGTACATCGGTGACTACGCCAAGGTCGAGGCGGGCTCCGAGATCCGCGAGCACACCGTCGTGGGCTCCAACGTGGTCGTGAAGAGCGGCGCGTTCCTGCACAAGGCCGTCGTCCACGACAACGTCTACGTGGGGCCGCACAGCAATCTGCGTGGCTGCGTGGTCGGCAAGAACACCGACATCATGCGTGCGGCACGGATCGAGGACGGGGCGGTCATCGGTGATGAGTGCCTGATCGGTGAAGAATCGATCGTCCAGGGCAATGTCCGCGTCTATCCCTTCAAGACCATCGAGGCCGGCGCCTTCGTCAACACCTCGGTGATCTGGGAATCCAGGGGGCAGGCGCATCTCTTCGGTGCCCGTGGTGTGTCCGGCATCCTGAACGTGGAGATCACGCCGGAGCTCGCGGTCCGCCTCGCAGGCGCGTACGCGACGACGCTGAAGAAGGGCTCGACCGTCACCACGGCCCGGGACCACTCCCGGGGTGCCCGTGCGCTCAAGCGGGCGGTGATCTCCGCGCTGCAGGCCAGCGCGATCGACGTGCGCGACCTGGAGAACGTTCCGCTGCCGGTCGCCCGGCAGCAGACCGCGCGGGGCAGTGCGGGCGGGATCATGATCCGCACCACGCCCGGGGTGCCGGATTCCGTGGACATCATGTTCTTCGATGGGAACGGCGCGGACCTGTCGCAGGGCAGCCAGCGGAAGCTGGACCGGGTGTTCGCGCGGCAGGAGTACCGTCGGGCGTTCCCCGGTGAGATCGGAGATCTGCACTTCCCGGCCAGCGTCTTCGACTCGTACACCGGGTCGTTGCTGCGGAACGTCGACACGACGGGCATCTCCGAGTCCGGGCTGAAGGTCGTCGTCGACGCGTCCAACGGAAGCGCGGGACTCGTCCTGCCGAGCCTCCTCGGCAAGCTCGGGGTGGACTCCCTGACGATCAACCCCGGCCTCGACGAGTCCAGGCCCACGGAGACGGCCGACATGCGGCGGTCAGGGATGGTGCGTCTCGGGGAGATCGTGGCGTCCTCGGGGGCCGCGTTCGGCGTGCGGTTCGACCCGGTCGGTGAGCGGCTGTCGCTCGTCGACGAGAAGGGGCGGATCATCGAGGACGACCGGGCGCTGCTCGTGATGCTGGACCTCGTCGCCGCCGAGCGGCGCAGCGGCCGGGTCGCGCTGCCGGTGACCACGACCCGGATCGCCGAACAGGTGGCGGCGTACCACGGGACGCAGGTCGAGTGGACGACCACCTCTCCCGACGACCTCACACGGGTCGGCGGTGAGGAAGGGACGATCTTCGGCGGTGACGGCAAGGGCGGCTTCATCGTCCCCGAGTTCAGCAGCGTGTATGACGCCACCGCGGCCTTTGTGCGGCTCATCGGGCTCGTGGCGCGGACGCAGCTCACGCTCAGCCAGATCGACGCGCGGATCCCGCGGGCGCACGTCCTGAAGCGCGATCTGGCGACCCCGTGGGCCGTCAAGGGGCTCGTGATGCGGCGGGTCGTCGAAGCGGCCGGAGATCGCTTCGTGGACACCACGGACGGGGTACGGGTGGTGGAGACCGACGGCCGCTGGGTGATGGTGCTGCCCGATCCGGCCGAAGCCGTCACCCACCTGTGGGCCGAAGGGCCGGACGACGCCTCCGCGCAGGCGCTGCTGGACGAATGGTCGGCGGTCGTGGACAGCGCCGGCCGGTAG
- a CDS encoding CDP-alcohol phosphatidyltransferase family protein produces MEVQETRVQTDRVLTIPNILSMARLVGVPVFLWLILRPEFGGPQSDGWALLVLALSGVSDYLDGKLARRWNQISSLGRLLDPAADRLYILSTLVGLTWREILPLWLTALLLARELVLLVMVGILRRHGYPPPQVNFLGKAATFNLMYAFPLLLLSDGSGWISSLAAIFGWAFAGWGTTLYWWAGVLYVVQVRRLVRADATTD; encoded by the coding sequence GTGGAGGTTCAGGAGACTCGCGTCCAGACGGACCGTGTGCTCACCATCCCGAACATCCTCAGCATGGCGCGCCTCGTCGGCGTGCCCGTGTTCCTGTGGCTGATCCTGCGGCCTGAGTTCGGTGGGCCCCAAAGTGACGGCTGGGCCCTTCTGGTGCTGGCCCTGAGCGGTGTCAGTGACTATCTGGACGGCAAACTCGCGCGGCGCTGGAACCAGATCAGCAGCCTCGGCCGGCTCCTCGATCCAGCGGCCGATCGGCTCTACATTCTCTCGACCCTGGTCGGCCTCACCTGGCGCGAGATCCTGCCCCTCTGGTTGACCGCTCTACTTCTGGCGCGAGAGCTGGTTCTGCTGGTCATGGTCGGCATCCTCCGCCGGCACGGCTATCCGCCGCCCCAGGTGAACTTCCTGGGTAAGGCCGCGACCTTCAACCTGATGTACGCCTTCCCCCTGCTTCTACTCAGTGACGGAAGTGGCTGGATCTCGTCACTGGCTGCTATTTTCGGATGGGCGTTCGCCGGGTGGGGTACAACGCTGTACTGGTGGGCAGGAGTCCTCTACGTGGTACAAGTCCGCCGCCTGGTCCGTGCGGACGCCACGACCGATTGA